A genomic segment from Nicotiana tabacum cultivar K326 chromosome 7, ASM71507v2, whole genome shotgun sequence encodes:
- the LOC107824901 gene encoding uncharacterized protein LOC107824901, whose protein sequence is MRSRPPLTRRRSPTIHYAPDNTPLYHSTGNDDVDSGRKKMKHRGKNVVWSPAMDKCLIEALAIQARNGNKVDKCFNENAYNAACVAVNTHFSLSLNNQKVINRLKTIKKRYNIISNILSQEGFSWNPNTDTIDCEDDDLWKKYVAAHPDARAFRGKQIAMYEEMKIVCGNYQAPTRWSRMSANVNGNPVIECKYEQESGSYLSASSEHMNDSDGTETQSSAKEPVYTEMAANNEDEDEPEAQTERQAAERTRSSETLQDAMLAIASSIRHLADTIEQSKYTIDTPALLQAVMEIEGLEEAKQMYAFESLNEDPVKARAFMAYNRRLRRIYLYRLFGWWR, encoded by the exons GAAATGACGACGTAGATAGTGGGAGAAAGAAGATGAAGCACAGGGGAAAAAATGTTGTATGGTCCCCTGCAATGGACAAGTGTCTGATTGAAGCACTTGCTATCCAAGCAAGAAATGGAAATAAAGTTGACAAATGCTTCAATGAAAATGCATATAATGCTGCCTGTGTTGCTGTTAATACTCATTTCAGCTTGTCGTTAAATAACCAAAAGGTTATTAATCGTCTTAAGACAATCAAAAAGAGGTATAATATAATCAGTAATATCCTCAGTCAAGAGGGATTCTCTTGGAATCCAAATACAGATACAATCGACTGTGAGGATGATGATCTTTGGAAGAAATATGTTGCT GCACACCCTGATGCTAGGGCTTTCCGAGGAAAGCAGATAGCCATGTATGAAGAAATGAAAATTGTATGTGGAAATTATCAAGCTCCTACTCGCTGGAGTAGAATGTCAGCCAATGTGAATGGAAATCCAGTGATAGAGTGCAAGTACGAACAAGAATCTGGTTCATATCTTTCAGCAAGTTCAGAGCATATGAACGATTCAGATGGAACCGAGACACAGTCATCTGCCAAAGAACCAGTATATACCGAAATGGCTGCTAataatgaagatgaagatgagccCGAGGCTCAAACTGAGAGGCAAGCTGCAGAACGGACTCGTAGCTCAGAGACTCTTCAAGATGCAATGTTAGCAATAGCCTCAAGCATCCGCCACTTGGCTGACACAATTGAGCAAAGCAAGTACACCATTGACACCCCTGCTCTTTTGCAAGCTGTGATGGAAATCGAGGGTCTGGAAGAAGCAAAGCAAATGTATGCTTTCGAGTCTTTGAATGAGGACCCCGTCAAAGCCAGGGCCTTCATGGCATACAATAGAAGACTGAGGAGAATATATTTGTATCGACTGTTTGGCTGGTGGAGATAA